GTGGCTTCCGTAGAGAGCCGGCCGTCCTGCGGGCGTCCTCCTCATGCACCGCCCGTCCTGGCCGGGTCGATCCCCTTTGAACACCGCCAGGGATGGCGGTGTCATCCTTAACAAGCTTGAAAAATCGAGATGGCCGGGCCACCGTTTTCCCGGATGGGAACCGCATTTCTCCCAACCGAACGGCTCTGATAACAAAGAATTCATCTCAAAACCCTCTCCCTGGGGGAGAGGGTAGGGTGAGGGCCTTGATCCAGAGCTTCTCTCTCACTGAGATCAGGGACTCTTGAGACGAGTTCAGAGAGGGACTTGAGATGGATTCCACAAGCCATCCCCTCAAGACGAGGAGGCCCCCTGGGCCCAAGCCGGTCTATGGTCCGTGGTCTATGGTCTATGGTCGGATTTATGAGAGCGCTTCAAAGCCCTTCGGTTCGTGAGAATGGCGTCGGAACAACCTTTCCCATCCCCCGGAAAGTACGATTTTTCAAGGTGACGGAGTGACGAAGGGACGAGCGACGGTCTTGGGCCGGTCGGCCGGTCGGCCGATAGGGCCCTGGATGGCAGGGCTTTTGGGACCCTCGGCCGAACTCCCGAATTCCCGGACTGCCGAATTCCCGAAAAGCATCCGTCCCAGAATTGAGACTCCCATCCGACTCCAGGGTCCCACTTTTCGGACAGCCGCCGTCTGGATTTTCGCCCGAGGCCGATCCCTCTTCGGCCGAGGGCGGCACAGAAATTGTAACCGATTTCTTTCCGACTCCCTCGGCGAGGTGGTCTATGTGGGGTGGCATCCAGACTCTCCATACCTGGGAACGTTCAGGCCTCCTGGACGACGCCTGGAGTCGTCGGGAGTTCCTGAAGTTCTGCGGGCGGATGGCAGTCCTTCTGGGACTTTCGGACGCCTTCATCCCCACGATCGCTCGAGCCCTGGAGACGGCGGTTCAGAATCGGCGGCCCTCGATCATCTGGCTGGAGTTTCAGGACTGTGCCGGCAACACGGAGTCCTTCACCCGGGCGAATTCCCCATCGGTGGCCCAGGCGGTCTTAGAAGCTGTGTCCCTGGACTATCACGAGACGCTCATGGCGGCGGCCGGGCATCGGGCCGAGGAAGCCCGTCGGAAGGCCCTGGAGGCGAACAAGGGTCAGGTCATCGTCGTGGTCGAGGGCTCGATCCCCACGAAGGACGACGGGATTTACTGCACCATCGGCGGCCAGACGGCCCTGCAGATCATCCGGGAGGTAGAGCCTTACGCCTTGGTCTTTGTGGCCGTCGGGACCTGTGCGGCCTTCGGCGGCCTCCCCAAGGCGAATCCGAACCCGACGGGCGCCGTCGGGGTCGAGGACGTCGTCCGGACGAAGCCGGTCATCAACCTACCGGGGTGCCCGGCGAATCCGGACGTCCTGATGGGGCTTCTGGTGCACTATCTGGTCTTCAACCGTCTGCCGGACCTGGACGCCCAGCGGCGGCCCCTGTTTGCGTACGGCAAGCGGATTCACGACACCTGCGAGCGGCGGCCCCATTTTGATGCCGGTCAGTTCGCCCTCGCCTTTGACGATTACGGCGCCCGGCAGGGCTACTGCCTCTACAAGCTCGGATGCAAGGGCCCCGAAACCTATAACATCTGCGCGTCTTTGCGCTGGAACATGCAGGCCAGCTGGCCCGTCAAGGCCGGCCATCCCTGCATCGGCTGTTCGGAGCGGGACTTCTGGGACCGGTTCACGCCTTTTTACGAGCGGCTCCCCGAGGTTCGGGCCTTCGGTGTGGAACAGCGGGCCGACCGCCTGGGCGGCACGCTGGTCGGCGTGACGGCTGTCGGCGTCCTGGCCCATGCGATTTACACCTGGGCGGTCCGACGGGCCGAGCGGAAGGCGGAAGAGCTGGCCAAGAAGGAAGAAGAAGCCAAGCCGAAACCCCCTGAAGGCTAAAGGAGGGGGATCATGGCTCGCATCGTCGTCGACCCCATCACCCGCATCGAGGGGCACCTCCGCATCGAGGCCGAGGTGGACGGCGGACGCATCGTACGGGCCTATTCGTCCTGTACGATGTGGCGGGGTGTCGAGCGGATCCTCATC
Above is a window of bacterium HR11 DNA encoding:
- the hoxK gene encoding Uptake hydrogenase small subunit, translated to MWGGIQTLHTWERSGLLDDAWSRREFLKFCGRMAVLLGLSDAFIPTIARALETAVQNRRPSIIWLEFQDCAGNTESFTRANSPSVAQAVLEAVSLDYHETLMAAAGHRAEEARRKALEANKGQVIVVVEGSIPTKDDGIYCTIGGQTALQIIREVEPYALVFVAVGTCAAFGGLPKANPNPTGAVGVEDVVRTKPVINLPGCPANPDVLMGLLVHYLVFNRLPDLDAQRRPLFAYGKRIHDTCERRPHFDAGQFALAFDDYGARQGYCLYKLGCKGPETYNICASLRWNMQASWPVKAGHPCIGCSERDFWDRFTPFYERLPEVRAFGVEQRADRLGGTLVGVTAVGVLAHAIYTWAVRRAERKAEELAKKEEEAKPKPPEG